The window GCCGCTGCAGGTGTTCGCCAACCGCAACTTCTCGGCGGGCACGCTCACGGCGACGACGGTCGGCTTCGCGATGACCGGCATGTTCCTGCCGCTGGTGATCTACATCCAGTCGGTGCTCGGGCTGACCCCGACGCTGGCGGGCCTGCTGACCGCCCCGATGTCGCTGCTGTCGGGCCTGGTGGCGCCGTTCGTCGGGAACCTGTCCGACAAGGTGAACGGCAAGTACCTGGTGATGTTCGGGCTGACCGCGCTGGCGGCCGGGCTGGGAATCGTCGCGCTGCAGGCTTCGCCGTCCAGCAGCCCGTGGAGCTTCATCCCGGCACTGCTGCTGTGCGGGCTCGGGATCGGCTGCATCTTCTCGCCGATGAGCAACATGACGATGGGTTCGGTGGAGCCCCGGCTGGCCGGGACGGCGTCGGGGATCTTCAACACCTCCCGCCAGGTCGGCGGCGTGCTCGGGTCCGCGGCGATCGGCGTGCTGCTGCAGGCCCGGGTGAGTTCGTCGATCGCTTCCGAAGCGACGACCGCGGCTTCGCAGCTGCCGGAGCAGTACCGGGCGCCGTTCGCGGAAGGGATCGCGAAGGCCGCGGCGAACACCGGCGAGTTCGGGTCGGCCGGTGGGCCGTCGCCCATTCCGGGATTGCCCGCCGAGATCGCCGCCCAGGCCGGGAAGCTGGCTTCGGGAGCGGTCCACAGTGGACTGACGGACGCCGCCCGCGAGACGATGCTGCTGCCGATGGTCGTCCTGCTGCTGGGCGTGATCTCGGCGTCGGTGATGCGGCGGGTCAAGCCGCGCCGGGAAGCCCCGGCGCCGGCGCCCGAGGCCGCCGCGGCCTGAAACCGTGCGAGCCTCCGGTGTCGGGTACCGGAGGCTCGCACGGACCGCGGGAGCGGTGGTTCTAGTGGCGTCGGTAGGACAGGCCGTACCCGTACGGGAACAACGCCTGCTGCCCGTCACCGACGTTGATCGGTTCCTGCGCGGAACTCTTCGGCCAGGTGAAGCTCAGCTTCCCGGTCGGGTTGTAGTCGCCGTACAGCACGTCCGCGACGCCGGCGCCCTCCGAACCCGGCAGCCAAGCCGCCACCAGCCCGTCGATCGACGGCAGCTGCGCCGAAATGTCCAACGGCCGCCCGGAAACCGTCACCACGACCAGCGGCACGCCCGAGGCCTTCAACTTGCCGATGAGGGCGACGTCTTCGGCGTCGAGGCCGAGTCCGTTCGGCCGGTCTCCCTGCCCTTCGGCGTACGGCGTTTCGCCCACCACGGCGACTGCGACCTTGAAGCTGGAGTCGATTCCGTCACCCGCACGGTCATAGGTCACCTCCGTGCCCTTCCCGGCATCGGAGCGGATGCCGTCGAGGATCGTCGTGCCGGGGATGACCCGCTCGCCGCTCTGGCCCTGCCAGGTCAGCGTCCAGCCACCCGCCTGGTTGCCCATGTCGTTCGCGTTCTTCCCGGCCACGAAGATCTTGTTGTTCCGCTTCGCGAGCGGCAGTACGTCGTGGGAGTTCTTCAGCAGCACCTGCGACTCGCGCAC of the Amycolatopsis sp. NBC_01488 genome contains:
- a CDS encoding DHA2 family efflux MFS transporter permease subunit, which encodes MNARQANPWAALGALCLGFFMILLDTTIVSIAIPTMLTKLNAGLNSVVWVISVYLLTYAVPMLFTSRLGDRFGPKRVFLAGLVVFTGASLWCGLSGNVEMLIAARAVQGLGAALMTPQTLAFITHLFPPSKRGPAMGMWGGVAGLATITGPLLGGVLVDHFGWEWIFYVNVPIGVIAIVMTLLLVPDWQPKNSHSFDVLGILLSSAALFCIVFGVQNGQQYDWGTAFGGITVFEIIGAGVLLLVGFVVWQRVNKREPLLPLQVFANRNFSAGTLTATTVGFAMTGMFLPLVIYIQSVLGLTPTLAGLLTAPMSLLSGLVAPFVGNLSDKVNGKYLVMFGLTALAAGLGIVALQASPSSSPWSFIPALLLCGLGIGCIFSPMSNMTMGSVEPRLAGTASGIFNTSRQVGGVLGSAAIGVLLQARVSSSIASEATTAASQLPEQYRAPFAEGIAKAAANTGEFGSAGGPSPIPGLPAEIAAQAGKLASGAVHSGLTDAARETMLLPMVVLLLGVISASVMRRVKPRREAPAPAPEAAAA